The following coding sequences lie in one Beijerinckia indica subsp. indica ATCC 9039 genomic window:
- a CDS encoding Hsp20 family protein, translating to MRTFDVAPLYRSTIGYDRLFDMLDHSTRPDWPPYNIVKKGDNEYCISMAVAGFSPSDISLTQTGTQLLVEGTKRKQPEAYEVLHQGIASRDFKQTFNLADHVKVVSADIENGLLMIDFVREVPEALKPRKIEISQTRMEGGAEPKQLKQSDEPVAKAA from the coding sequence ATGAGAACCTTTGACGTTGCTCCCCTTTATCGTTCAACCATCGGCTATGATCGCTTGTTCGACATGCTGGATCATAGCACCCGTCCCGATTGGCCGCCCTATAACATCGTGAAGAAGGGCGATAACGAATATTGCATCAGTATGGCCGTCGCCGGATTTTCGCCGAGTGACATCAGCCTGACTCAGACGGGCACCCAGCTTCTAGTCGAAGGCACCAAGCGGAAGCAACCGGAGGCGTATGAAGTCCTCCATCAAGGGATTGCTTCCCGCGACTTCAAGCAAACCTTCAATCTCGCCGATCACGTGAAAGTCGTCTCGGCTGATATCGAGAACGGTCTCCTGATGATCGATTTTGTCCGTGAGGTTCCGGAGGCCTTGAAACCTCGGAAGATCGAAATCTCCCAAACTCGCATGGAAGGCGGTGCAGAGCCAAAACAGCTGAAACAGAGCGATGAACCTGTAGCGAAGGCGGCTTAA
- a CDS encoding hemerythrin domain-containing protein, whose translation MKQEKEEKESADPKGQTGAKSSSDVTGEDAKKQDAISMLKADHREIEQLFDRYKAVSRRADRAKIAKEVCNALTIHAILEEEIFYPACRELIDDQPLDEAQVEHDSAKVLIEELISGRPEDPFYDAKVNVLAEQVKQHIREEEGKPDSIFAKAEAAGADFVVIGEELKKRKAELLSKASRETLQAEPCSFKALANLTKEEDMASYQRGRDYEERGPSRSRYDEETGRRRDEQGRFMSNEDYGNRGGQERRYRVGSERDEYSRSSSDRDQGYRSRPSYEDEEYSSRGQRMPERDEYGRFVSDDERHGQSYSHGRDYENERRGSRSHGGWFGDPEGHAEAARRGWDEREGEGRAYRDENERRSSSQGSGRRYEQRSRQEEDDERRQGSGRDYEDERRGSRSHGGWFGDPEGHAEAARRGWDEREGEGRAYRDENERRSSSQGGGRRYEQRSRQEEDDERHQGSGWYGDREGHSEASRRGWEHRR comes from the coding sequence ATGAAACAGGAAAAGGAAGAAAAGGAAAGCGCCGATCCCAAAGGTCAAACCGGAGCCAAAAGCTCATCGGACGTTACCGGAGAAGACGCCAAAAAACAGGACGCTATATCGATGTTGAAGGCGGACCATCGGGAGATAGAGCAATTGTTCGACCGATACAAAGCTGTCTCTCGTCGGGCTGACCGCGCGAAGATCGCGAAGGAAGTCTGCAATGCGCTGACGATCCATGCGATACTGGAGGAGGAAATTTTTTATCCTGCTTGCCGTGAGCTTATCGACGACCAACCGCTCGACGAAGCACAAGTCGAACACGACAGTGCGAAGGTGCTCATCGAAGAGCTGATCTCCGGAAGACCCGAAGACCCTTTTTACGATGCAAAGGTCAATGTATTAGCCGAACAGGTTAAGCAGCACATTCGAGAAGAAGAAGGGAAGCCCGACAGCATTTTCGCAAAGGCCGAGGCTGCCGGAGCCGACTTCGTCGTCATTGGCGAAGAGCTTAAGAAGCGCAAAGCGGAACTTTTGAGCAAGGCTAGCCGAGAGACGCTGCAAGCGGAACCGTGCTCATTCAAAGCCCTTGCAAATCTCACCAAGGAAGAAGACATGGCATCTTATCAACGCGGCCGAGACTATGAGGAGCGCGGCCCGTCGCGCTCGCGTTATGATGAAGAGACAGGTCGGCGGCGGGACGAGCAGGGCCGCTTCATGAGCAACGAGGATTATGGCAATCGTGGTGGACAAGAACGCAGGTATCGCGTCGGGTCCGAGCGCGATGAATACAGCCGTTCCTCGAGCGATCGCGACCAAGGTTATCGTTCGCGTCCATCCTATGAAGACGAGGAATATTCCTCACGCGGCCAGCGTATGCCCGAGCGCGACGAATATGGTCGATTTGTGAGCGATGATGAGCGTCACGGCCAGAGTTATTCCCACGGACGCGATTACGAGAATGAACGTCGCGGGTCTCGCAGCCATGGTGGCTGGTTTGGGGATCCCGAAGGCCATGCGGAAGCCGCCCGCAGAGGTTGGGACGAGCGCGAGGGCGAAGGCCGCGCTTATCGCGATGAGAACGAACGCAGAAGCTCGTCGCAGGGAAGCGGACGGCGATACGAGCAGCGTTCACGGCAGGAGGAGGATGACGAGCGACGCCAGGGCAGCGGACGCGATTACGAGGATGAACGTCGCGGCTCTCGTAGCCACGGTGGCTGGTTTGGGGATCCCGAAGGCCATGCGGAAGCCGCCCGCAGAGGTTGGGACGAGCGCGAGGGCGAAGGCCGCGCTTATCGCGATGAGAATGAACGCAGAAGCTCGTCGCAGGGAGGCGGACGGCGATACGAGCAGCGTTCACGGCAGGAGGAGGATGACGAGCGGCACCAGGGCAGCGGCTGGTACGGAGATCGGGAAGGTCATTCAGAGGCGTCCCGTCGAGGCTGGGAACATCGGCGATAA
- a CDS encoding transglutaminase-like domain-containing protein, with translation MLIRYGYELTLNCQQPTFMLCMLDAHRERAHHIRYETPVITTPQIDSSTYIDLYGNHVRRLIAPAGDLAICCDAVIDDSGLPDPVVLDAQEVVMEQIPSNYLVYLLGSRYCETDKLGDIAWQLFGSTPRGWHRVQAICDFVCDHLTFGYEYARATRTAYEAFEERKGVCRDFAHLAVTFCRCMNIPARYTNGFLGDIGVPSNPTPMDYNAWFEVYLDGGWFTFDARHNTPRIGRIPVARGRDAIDVAMVTSFGPHSLTRFRVWTEEINEGVLQDLIAASLESEALAFHRN, from the coding sequence ATGCTCATCAGATACGGCTATGAATTGACGCTCAATTGTCAACAACCGACCTTTATGCTGTGCATGCTCGACGCGCATCGAGAGCGCGCGCATCATATCCGCTACGAGACCCCGGTCATCACGACACCGCAGATCGACTCATCGACCTATATCGATTTGTACGGCAATCACGTACGCAGACTCATAGCGCCTGCTGGCGACTTAGCGATTTGCTGTGATGCAGTCATCGATGATAGCGGCTTGCCAGATCCCGTGGTGTTAGACGCGCAGGAAGTTGTCATGGAACAAATACCAAGCAATTATCTTGTCTATCTTCTTGGGAGTCGCTACTGTGAAACAGATAAGCTTGGTGATATCGCTTGGCAGCTTTTTGGTTCAACACCGCGCGGTTGGCACCGTGTTCAAGCCATCTGCGACTTCGTCTGCGATCATCTGACCTTCGGCTATGAATATGCCCGCGCGACGCGCACCGCCTATGAAGCCTTCGAAGAACGCAAAGGCGTTTGCCGCGATTTTGCCCATCTAGCCGTTACCTTTTGCCGCTGCATGAACATCCCCGCTCGTTATACCAATGGTTTTCTTGGCGATATTGGTGTGCCATCGAATCCCACGCCAATGGACTATAATGCCTGGTTTGAAGTTTATCTTGATGGCGGCTGGTTTACTTTTGATGCAAGACACAATACTCCGCGCATCGGCCGGATCCCCGTTGCGCGCGGACGGGACGCCATAGATGTGGCGATGGTCACATCGTTCGGACCGCATAGTCTGACCCGTTTTAGGGTCTGGACTGAAGAGATAAACGAGGGTGTTTTGCAAGATTTGATCGCCGCATCGCTCGAGAGCGAAGCTCTGGCGTTTCACCGGAATTGA
- a CDS encoding isochorismatase family cysteine hydrolase, with translation MNRNELRFGRLSCSSRHICVDIQKLFAEETDWRTPWMDRVLPSVYQLVAHHPSQTIFTRFIPAEHAGQGIGTWRRYYERWSSMTIESLGIAMIDLVAELAALVPPAEVLDKHVYSPWFESDLHARLQHQSVDTLIISGGETDVCVLSTVLGAVDRGYRVVLASDALCSSSDEAHDAAIRVYETRYSQQVEVVTTNLILENWK, from the coding sequence ATGAACCGAAATGAACTCCGCTTTGGTCGTCTCTCTTGCTCATCACGCCATATCTGCGTCGATATACAGAAACTATTTGCTGAGGAGACGGATTGGAGGACACCTTGGATGGATCGCGTCCTTCCTTCTGTGTACCAGCTGGTCGCTCATCATCCCAGCCAGACAATCTTTACTCGTTTCATCCCAGCCGAACACGCAGGCCAAGGGATTGGGACATGGCGGCGGTATTATGAACGTTGGTCGTCTATGACAATCGAATCACTCGGCATAGCGATGATCGATCTTGTTGCCGAACTCGCGGCTTTAGTGCCGCCCGCAGAGGTCCTTGACAAGCACGTCTATTCGCCTTGGTTCGAGTCGGACTTGCATGCGCGACTACAACACCAATCTGTCGATACCTTGATCATCTCAGGCGGCGAAACCGACGTCTGCGTTTTGAGTACCGTCCTGGGGGCGGTCGACAGAGGCTATCGTGTGGTACTCGCCTCCGATGCACTCTGCAGTTCTTCGGATGAGGCGCATGATGCGGCGATCAGGGTCTACGAGACTCGTTACAGCCAACAAGTCGAAGTGGTAACGACCAATCTCATCCTTGAGAATTGGAAGTGA
- a CDS encoding ferritin-like domain-containing protein: MVQSGGNLQDLFHRELKDIYFAEKQILRALPKMARNARSSELQHAFETHADETEQQIERLDRVFESIGQLPRGKICDAIIGLLDEGKEIMEEFADTEALDPGLLAAAQSVEHYEISRYGTLKAWADQLGPVDKSRQPDFCGGDGEKFEE, translated from the coding sequence ATGGTCCAATCTGGAGGAAATTTGCAGGATCTCTTTCATAGGGAATTGAAAGATATTTATTTTGCGGAAAAGCAGATTTTACGCGCTCTGCCAAAGATGGCGCGCAACGCACGATCGAGTGAGCTTCAGCATGCTTTTGAAACTCACGCCGATGAAACGGAACAGCAAATAGAACGCCTTGATCGTGTCTTTGAAAGCATCGGTCAATTGCCGCGCGGCAAAATCTGTGACGCCATCATCGGCCTCCTTGATGAAGGCAAAGAGATCATGGAAGAGTTTGCAGACACCGAAGCACTCGATCCAGGTCTTCTCGCTGCGGCACAAAGTGTCGAGCATTATGAGATCAGTCGCTATGGAACATTAAAGGCATGGGCAGATCAGTTAGGTCCTGTTGACAAAAGTAGGCAGCCAGATTTTTGCGGCGGCGATGGCGAGAAATTTGAGGAATGA
- a CDS encoding ferritin-like domain-containing protein, with protein sequence MATAEEHLVEWLRDAHAMEQQAETMLSSFAGRVENYPDLKSRIERHLEETRQQVQIIRRCIVRRGGDTSTIKDLAAKFVAMTQGFGGVFAGDEVIKGSMASYSFEEVEIASYTVLIAAAEALGDHETRSACEAILAQEENMAQWLRAHLPEITTQYLRREAMHLEEQH encoded by the coding sequence ATGGCTACCGCCGAAGAACACTTAGTGGAATGGTTGCGCGATGCCCACGCTATGGAGCAACAAGCTGAAACAATGCTTAGCTCATTTGCGGGTCGCGTTGAAAATTATCCTGATCTCAAATCCCGCATTGAACGTCACCTTGAAGAGACACGCCAGCAAGTTCAGATTATTCGTCGTTGCATCGTACGGCGCGGAGGAGATACATCGACGATCAAAGATCTTGCTGCTAAATTTGTAGCCATGACTCAAGGTTTTGGCGGAGTTTTTGCTGGAGACGAGGTTATCAAAGGGTCTATGGCGAGTTACAGTTTCGAGGAAGTGGAAATCGCTTCCTATACGGTTCTCATCGCTGCCGCTGAGGCACTTGGGGATCATGAAACCCGTTCGGCTTGCGAAGCTATTCTCGCGCAAGAAGAAAATATGGCTCAGTGGTTGAGAGCACACTTACCTGAAATCACGACGCAATATCTGAGGCGTGAGGCAATGCATCTCGAAGAGCAACACTAA
- a CDS encoding IS630 family transposase (programmed frameshift), with protein sequence MGHALSMDLRSRLLAAIDGGMSCRAAATRFGVAPSTAIRWQAQRRETGDYSPKPQGGDMRSHRIEARRADILAVWETRKDISLEELRLVLIEIGLTVSVAALHRFFVRHGMTRKKKTGHAIEQDRPDILKQRRHWFDGQLDLESERLVFIDETWTATNMTRSHGRCAKGERLRMGFPHGHRKTTTLVAGLRTSGMVAPMVLDGPINGDWFEAYVTQILVPELRRGDIVIMDNLSSHKRVSVRERIEAAGVALLFLPPYSPDFNPIEKAFARLKAMLRKIGERTVSGLWKLIGKLVDIFRPDECANYFRSCGYDP encoded by the exons ATGGGCCACGCACTATCGATGGATTTGCGATCGCGCTTGTTGGCGGCGATTGATGGCGGGATGAGCTGCCGTGCGGCGGCGACGCGTTTTGGGGTAGCACCCTCGACGGCGATCCGCTGGCAGGCGCAGCGACGCGAGACCGGCGACTATTCGCCCAAACCCCAGGGCGGGGACATGCGGTCGCACCGGATCGAGGCGCGTCGGGCGGATATTCTAGCCGTCTGGGAAACGCGCAAGGACATCTCACTCGAAGAATTGCGCCTGGTGCTGATCGAGATCGGGCTGACCGTCTCCGTGGCGGCTCTTCACCGCTTCTTCGTACGACACGGCATGACGCGCA AAAAAAAGACTGGCCATGCAATCGAGCAAGATCGTCCCGACATCCTGAAGCAGCGGCGCCACTGGTTTGATGGCCAGCTCGATCTGGAGTCGGAACGCCTCGTGTTCATCGATGAAACATGGACCGCCACCAACATGACACGTAGCCACGGGCGCTGCGCGAAGGGCGAGCGTCTGCGCATGGGCTTCCCCCATGGCCATCGCAAGACCACCACGCTGGTAGCCGGGCTGCGCACCAGCGGCATGGTGGCGCCGATGGTCCTCGATGGGCCCATCAACGGCGACTGGTTCGAGGCCTATGTCACGCAGATCCTCGTGCCGGAATTGCGCCGTGGCGACATCGTCATCATGGACAATCTATCGAGCCATAAGCGCGTCTCGGTGCGCGAGAGGATCGAGGCGGCAGGGGTTGCCTTGCTGTTCCTCCCGCCCTACAGCCCCGACTTCAACCCCATCGAGAAGGCCTTCGCCCGGCTCAAAGCCATGCTCAGAAAAATCGGCGAGCGCACCGTGAGCGGCCTCTGGAAGCTGATCGGAAAACTCGTCGACATCTTCCGGCCAGACGAATGCGCCAACTACTTCAGATCGTGCGGATATGATCCATAG
- a CDS encoding DUF4142 domain-containing protein: MKHLILAIAYLVSMSPVSAQSLGEKAGVNSLMDASLSTEDFVKEAATSDMFEIQSSELALQKSTDTAIKNFAQQMVQDHSMTTSDLKAFVESGKVKATIPDQLDQSHQSKLDKLKTLTGTDFDKQYDKDQTTGHKDAVSLFKRYAEGGENAELKIWASKTLPKLEDHLKEAKALRP; the protein is encoded by the coding sequence ATGAAACATTTGATTTTGGCGATCGCATATCTCGTGTCCATGAGCCCTGTTTCTGCTCAGTCACTCGGCGAAAAAGCCGGTGTTAATTCATTGATGGATGCCAGCCTTTCGACTGAGGATTTCGTCAAAGAAGCAGCTACGAGTGACATGTTCGAAATTCAGTCGAGCGAGCTCGCACTGCAGAAGTCAACGGATACAGCGATCAAGAATTTTGCGCAGCAGATGGTTCAGGATCATTCAATGACGACGAGTGACCTCAAAGCTTTTGTCGAATCGGGCAAAGTCAAAGCGACAATTCCAGATCAACTGGATCAATCACATCAATCCAAACTCGATAAGCTTAAGACGCTCACTGGAACGGACTTTGATAAACAATATGACAAGGATCAAACCACCGGTCACAAGGATGCGGTTTCCCTCTTCAAGCGCTATGCAGAGGGTGGGGAGAATGCCGAGCTTAAAATCTGGGCCTCTAAAACCCTACCCAAGCTCGAGGATCATCTGAAAGAGGCAAAAGCATTAAGGCCGTAG
- a CDS encoding NADH-quinone oxidoreductase subunit D, with translation MDEAGFRNFTVNFGPQHPAAHGVLRLVLELDGEVVERADPHIGLLHRGTEKLIEYRTYLQALPYFDRLDYVAPMNQEHAFCLAIEKLLQMPVPRRGQLIRVLFCEIGRLLSHLLNITTQALDIGALTPPLWGFEEREKLMVFYERASGARMHANYFRVGGVHQDLPEKLLDDIWNFCEPFLKVCNDLEELLSYNRIFKQRNVDVGVISLDEAWTRGFSGVMVRGSGAAWDLRKAQPYECYDELQFDIPVGKHGDCYDRYLIRMEEMRQSVRIMKQCLEKLSSVDGKGPIIEQNHKVTPPRRSEMKRSMEALIQHFKLYTEGHHVPAGEVYAAVEAPKGEFGVYLISDGSNIPYRCKIRAPSFAHLQAIDFLSHKHMLADVSAIIGSLDIVFGEIDR, from the coding sequence ATGGACGAAGCCGGATTTCGCAATTTCACGGTTAATTTCGGACCCCAGCATCCGGCTGCGCATGGTGTTTTACGCCTCGTGCTTGAACTTGACGGTGAAGTGGTCGAACGCGCCGATCCGCACATCGGCCTGCTGCATCGGGGTACGGAAAAGCTGATTGAATATCGGACCTATCTGCAAGCGCTGCCCTATTTCGACCGGCTTGACTACGTCGCTCCCATGAATCAGGAGCATGCCTTTTGCCTTGCAATAGAGAAATTGCTCCAAATGCCCGTGCCAAGACGCGGTCAACTCATTCGCGTCCTCTTCTGCGAAATTGGACGCCTTCTCTCCCATCTTCTTAATATCACGACCCAGGCTTTGGACATTGGTGCTCTGACGCCACCATTATGGGGCTTCGAGGAGCGCGAGAAGCTCATGGTCTTTTACGAACGTGCATCAGGTGCACGCATGCATGCCAATTACTTTCGTGTTGGCGGTGTCCATCAAGATCTACCGGAAAAACTTTTGGACGATATCTGGAACTTCTGTGAACCCTTCCTCAAAGTCTGCAATGATCTCGAAGAACTGCTGTCATACAATCGAATTTTTAAGCAGCGTAATGTCGATGTCGGCGTCATCAGTCTTGATGAAGCTTGGACACGTGGGTTTTCTGGCGTTATGGTCCGGGGCTCCGGCGCTGCTTGGGATCTACGCAAGGCGCAACCCTATGAATGCTACGATGAGCTCCAATTCGATATCCCTGTCGGCAAGCATGGTGATTGTTATGATCGCTATCTGATCCGCATGGAGGAAATGCGACAGTCGGTCCGCATAATGAAGCAATGTTTGGAAAAATTAAGCTCTGTCGACGGAAAAGGTCCGATCATCGAGCAAAACCACAAAGTTACACCACCTCGGCGCAGCGAAATGAAGCGTTCGATGGAAGCCCTCATCCAACATTTCAAGCTTTATACAGAAGGCCATCATGTGCCAGCGGGTGAAGTTTATGCTGCGGTTGAAGCTCCAAAGGGAGAGTTCGGCGTTTATTTAATTTCCGACGGGAGCAATATCCCCTACCGTTGCAAGATCCGCGCACCTTCCTTTGCGCATCTTCAAGCGATCGATTTCCTATCACACAAGCATATGCTCGCAGATGTTTCTGCCATCATCGGCTCGCTCGATATTGTCTTTGGGGAAATTGATCGTTGA
- a CDS encoding chemotaxis protein CheB — MEDHNQNLSIVGIGASAGGVKALQTFFEALHTETDAAFVIIVHLDPEVPSELAAILANHTKMPVAQIDNTALLEGGHVYVIAPNRRLHIADHLVTALPLDEPRSQRAPIDWFFRSLADQHSNCYAVILTGAGTDGAIGVKAIKEAGGIVLVQDPEEAEYGSMPRSAIATQVADFVLPVRDLAKRLNELLAHHTQVPLLSPQEQNEDLLRRILAHVRIRTGHDFSQYKRATLLRRIARRAQVMRKESLADYYLYLRDNAEEAQALFGDFLISVTTFFRDPKAFATLVQTAIPQLFESKEAGSTIRVWVPGCATGEEAYTIGILLLEEASRHEIRPEIQVFGSDLDTGALAIAREGRFPATIETDLTEERLRRFFQREGDHYRVRRELRDIVLFANHSLLKDPPFSRLDMISCRNLLIYMDRELQQQVCNTFHYALNPGGFLFLGSSESAEQPSGLFRPIDREARLYRAVPTPNERRPALPILLSSYPIADRGPTTTRVPSHGGNIADAALHRQMLEKIAPPSMLVDMSHRAIHLSENAGRYLHLSGGPVSTDAADMVREEFRFDLRTALHRAFERGESTLSMPLVVRFNGVPHRVYLQVKPVVQDDDATAYALVLFIEGDSVEQEVTEEHNGTSRTHEPVNETIQQLQQELQLAQSRLRVTREESEATNEELRAANEELQSINEEYRSTSEELETSKEELQSINEELQTVNNELKLKLETVSRAHNDLQNLMSATDVGTLFLDPSLRIKRFTPRLTDLFNITAHDEGRPITDFTHQLDYDELADHARMVLRDLTPIEQEVKSRKGGWYLVRMRPYRTIDDKIEGVVATFVDITERLRAEEALRESEEHLRQEMRLVELSRAPIFVWDFDNGIVQWNRGCEQLYGYSREEAIGKRKESLLKTIVPGSSFEALRQSLLENGSWSGELFHTAKNGNVLSVESQIELVSLGGRRLVLESTWDLTERKRWEQRRQLLLDELTHRMKNTLTVIQSIAHQTLRTTTSGADFVERFEGRLHALANAHKLLVESRWEGAELGALAQGQLEAYIGNDSGKLRIEGESVILPPEIATPFGLVLHELATNAVKYGALSAPTGRVVLSWTLSARGDRKYLSVNWKECDGPRVVAPENRGFGGILIENGVPGATVKRNFLPEGVTCTIDLELPEIQWNGSHD; from the coding sequence ATGGAAGATCACAATCAAAATCTGTCAATCGTTGGCATTGGCGCGTCAGCGGGCGGCGTGAAGGCACTCCAAACGTTTTTTGAAGCCCTTCATACCGAAACCGATGCAGCTTTCGTGATCATCGTCCATCTTGATCCAGAAGTCCCAAGCGAACTCGCGGCTATTCTCGCAAATCATACAAAAATGCCGGTGGCACAGATTGATAATACGGCGCTTCTTGAAGGCGGCCATGTCTATGTTATCGCCCCAAACCGCCGGCTTCATATTGCCGACCATCTGGTCACGGCACTGCCACTCGACGAACCGCGCAGTCAGCGGGCCCCCATCGACTGGTTCTTTCGATCCTTGGCTGATCAGCACAGCAATTGTTATGCTGTTATTCTCACGGGAGCCGGAACCGATGGCGCCATTGGGGTCAAGGCCATCAAGGAAGCCGGGGGCATCGTGCTGGTTCAGGATCCAGAAGAAGCTGAATATGGGTCTATGCCACGCAGCGCCATTGCGACACAAGTCGCTGATTTCGTTCTTCCCGTGCGAGACTTGGCCAAGCGCTTGAACGAACTGCTAGCGCATCATACACAGGTACCACTCCTTTCTCCTCAAGAGCAGAACGAAGATCTACTCAGACGTATTCTGGCCCATGTTCGTATCCGAACCGGTCATGATTTTTCACAATATAAACGCGCAACCCTCCTACGCCGTATCGCAAGGCGCGCTCAGGTTATGCGAAAGGAATCACTGGCTGATTATTATTTGTATCTGCGCGACAATGCTGAAGAAGCACAGGCTTTATTTGGCGACTTTCTTATTTCGGTGACAACTTTCTTTCGTGATCCCAAAGCCTTTGCCACACTCGTTCAAACTGCCATCCCCCAGCTCTTCGAAAGCAAAGAGGCAGGTAGTACAATTCGCGTCTGGGTGCCGGGCTGCGCGACTGGAGAAGAAGCCTATACAATCGGTATTCTCCTCCTTGAGGAAGCAAGCCGCCATGAGATCCGGCCCGAAATTCAGGTTTTTGGCTCTGACCTTGACACCGGTGCCTTGGCCATTGCGCGCGAAGGCCGCTTCCCCGCAACCATCGAAACGGACCTTACGGAAGAACGCTTGAGACGTTTTTTTCAACGCGAAGGCGATCATTACCGTGTTCGTCGCGAGCTTCGTGACATCGTGCTCTTCGCCAATCACAGCCTTCTCAAAGACCCACCTTTTTCCCGGTTAGATATGATCTCATGCCGCAATTTGTTGATCTATATGGATCGCGAATTGCAACAGCAGGTCTGTAATACGTTTCATTACGCCCTCAACCCCGGTGGCTTCTTATTTCTTGGCTCTTCTGAAAGCGCGGAGCAGCCTAGCGGATTGTTCCGCCCTATCGATCGCGAGGCCCGCCTCTATCGCGCGGTCCCAACACCGAACGAGCGGCGGCCAGCCTTGCCCATCCTGCTGAGTTCCTATCCAATTGCCGACCGCGGACCAACGACGACACGCGTTCCCTCCCATGGCGGGAATATCGCGGATGCCGCTCTTCACCGTCAGATGCTTGAGAAGATTGCACCGCCCAGCATGCTGGTTGATATGTCGCACCGCGCCATTCACCTGTCCGAAAACGCTGGGCGCTATCTGCACCTGTCTGGAGGACCGGTTAGCACTGATGCCGCCGATATGGTTCGTGAGGAATTCCGTTTCGACCTACGAACGGCGCTGCATCGCGCCTTTGAGCGCGGTGAATCAACTTTAAGCATGCCCCTTGTTGTCCGGTTCAATGGGGTGCCGCACAGAGTCTATCTGCAGGTCAAGCCAGTCGTCCAGGATGATGATGCTACTGCCTATGCGCTTGTTTTGTTCATCGAGGGGGACAGCGTTGAGCAAGAGGTGACCGAGGAACACAACGGGACCTCGCGCACACACGAACCCGTCAATGAGACGATTCAACAATTACAACAAGAATTACAGCTTGCGCAAAGCCGGCTGCGGGTGACACGAGAGGAATCGGAAGCGACCAACGAAGAATTGCGGGCCGCCAACGAGGAATTGCAATCCATCAATGAAGAATATCGCTCGACGTCAGAGGAACTCGAAACAAGCAAGGAGGAATTACAATCGATCAATGAAGAGCTTCAAACCGTCAATAATGAGCTCAAACTCAAGCTTGAAACAGTTTCCAGGGCGCATAATGATCTTCAAAATCTCATGTCAGCGACGGATGTTGGCACGCTCTTTCTTGATCCTTCCCTGCGCATCAAACGCTTTACCCCTCGCTTAACGGATCTTTTCAACATCACCGCGCATGACGAAGGCCGGCCGATCACCGATTTTACGCATCAACTGGACTATGACGAATTGGCTGATCATGCACGGATGGTTTTGAGGGATCTGACGCCGATTGAGCAGGAGGTGAAGAGTCGTAAAGGTGGCTGGTATCTGGTGCGGATGCGTCCCTATCGGACGATCGATGACAAGATCGAAGGTGTTGTCGCAACCTTTGTCGATATTACCGAGCGCCTCAGAGCCGAGGAGGCGCTGCGGGAAAGCGAAGAGCATCTGAGACAGGAAATGCGCCTTGTCGAATTATCGCGGGCGCCGATCTTTGTTTGGGATTTCGATAATGGCATCGTTCAATGGAACCGCGGCTGTGAACAGCTTTACGGCTATTCCCGAGAGGAAGCAATCGGGAAAAGAAAAGAGAGCCTGCTTAAAACCATTGTACCAGGCTCCTCATTCGAGGCTTTGAGACAATCCCTCCTCGAGAACGGGAGTTGGAGCGGAGAACTCTTCCACACGGCAAAGAATGGAAACGTTTTGAGCGTGGAAAGTCAAATCGAACTCGTTTCCCTTGGCGGACGCCGTTTAGTATTGGAAAGTACATGGGATCTTACAGAACGCAAACGTTGGGAGCAGCGCCGTCAGCTTCTTTTGGATGAACTGACGCATCGCATGAAAAATACTCTGACAGTGATTCAATCCATCGCACATCAGACACTGCGCACGACGACATCAGGTGCCGATTTTGTTGAACGCTTCGAGGGAAGGCTGCACGCTCTAGCGAATGCACATAAGCTGCTGGTCGAGTCGCGCTGGGAAGGTGCTGAACTTGGCGCGTTGGCGCAAGGACAATTAGAGGCCTATATCGGGAACGATTCAGGTAAACTTCGAATCGAAGGCGAGTCTGTCATCTTGCCGCCAGAAATAGCAACGCCATTCGGCCTCGTACTTCATGAGCTTGCGACCAATGCCGTGAAATACGGCGCTTTATCCGCTCCAACGGGCAGGGTTGTTTTAAGCTGGACTTTGTCTGCAAGGGGGGATCGCAAGTATCTGAGTGTCAATTGGAAAGAATGTGATGGTCCCCGCGTGGTTGCGCCGGAAAATCGAGGATTTGGTGGAATTTTGATCGAGAACGGCGTGCCTGGCGCCACAGTTAAAAGAAATTTTCTGCCGGAGGGTGTGACCTGTACGATAGACCTCGAACTTCCAGAAATACAATGGAATGGATCACACGACTGA